Below is a window of Tsuneonella deserti DNA.
AGGTTGCGCCCCTTGCGGCGGCGCTTGAATTCGATCTCTTCGTCGGGGGTCATGACAGGAGTCCCTGCCCGTAAATGACACGGTCCGCAACCAGCGCGGCAAACAGCGCGAACAGGTACAGCACCGAAAAGCCGAACAGGCGTTTTTCGGGCTTCATCCGGTCACTACCGTCGGCGTTGGGGCCGACGCGGCGAAGTGCGACAGGCCCGGCGAGCGCGATGAACGCGAGGCTTAGCGCGATGGCGATGGCGCCATAGACCGCGCCCGTCCCGCCGATAAACCACGGAGCGGCGGCAATCGGCAGCAGCAGGACGGCGTACAGGATGATCTGCCGCCGCGTGCTTGCCTCGCCCTTCACCACCGGCATCATCGGGATGCCGACCTTGGCGTAATCGCTCTGCACGAACAACGCGAGCGCCCAGAAGTGCGGCGGGGTCCACATGAAGATAATGGCGAACAGCAGCACCGGCATCAGCGTGATGTGGCCGGTCACCGCCACCCAGCCGATCATCGGCGGAAACGCCCCCGCGCCGCCGCCGATGACGATGTTCTGCGGCGTGCGGGGCTTGAGCCAGATTGTATAGACCACCGCGTAATAGACGATTGAAACCGCCAGGATGATCGCGGCGAGCCAGTTTACCGCGATCCCCATCAGTCCAACCGACGCGGCGGATAGCGCGATGCCGAAATCGCGCGCATCGGTCCGCCGCAACCTTCCGGCGGGGATGGGGCGCTTGGCGGTGCGTTTCATGCCGGCATCGATATCGGCTTCCCACCACTGGTTGAGCGCCGCTGCCCCGCCCGCCCCCATCGCGATACAAAGCACGGCGACGAAGCCGATCAGCGGATGAATGGTGCCAGGTGCCGCCAACAGCCCGCACAGGCCGGTGAAGATTACCAGGCTCATCACGCGCGGCTTGGTCAGCGAGAGGAAGTCTCGCCAGTCGGTCGGCAGGTAGAGGGCGGCTGAATCGGTCATGGAAGGGCGGGCCGGCCTATAGGCACCCCGCCCGCACTAGGGAAGCGTGTTGGATCCGTGGACCACTTGGACCACTGTCCTGGAGTTAAGGCCCGGACCTGCCGCGAAAACCCGCAGGTCTGCGGCGAACAGGGATAAATCGCGACCGTCATCGAACGTCAATCGCACAGGCGAGTGGCTGTAGGAAACGCCAAGAAACTCGCCCCCCAGGAGCAGAACATCCGCGTTCCCCACTGTAGTGGTTCGTCTAATGAGGGGCGAGACCCATCTCGACACCGGTCTTGTCATGCAGAGCGAACCGGTCGACCAGGTCGGCGCTGGCGCGATTGTAGCCAACGACCTGGACCGACCGCCCGGCGCCGCGCAGGCGCTCTACGACCTGTCGAGCGCCGCGACGCCAGAGATGTCCCAAAAATGCGCAGAGGTCATGTCTATCAGGATGGTCTGCGCGGTTTCGGGCTGATTGAGCGCATTCACGAAACGATCGACCGAAGCGAAGAATATCTGTCCGCAGATGCGGTAGGTCGCGATGGCACCATCATCGGACACCGTCCGATCGACCCCGAACATCCGCTGCACCTTGCCCGTGAAGAAGATTCCCGACAGCAAGACCCCCGCGAGCACGCCCAGGGAAAGGTCGTGCGTGCTTACGACCACGACTACCGTTGTTAGCATGACCAGGGATGACGGCCAGGGGTGCCGCTTCAGGTTCGGAATCGAATTCCAGCTGAAGGTGCCGATCGACACCATGATCATGACTGCAACCAGCGAAGGCATGGGTATCCGGCCGACGATCGGCCCCAACAGGGTAAGCAGTATCAGCAGGAACGCTCCTGCCGTGAAAGTCGAAAGGCGGCCGCGTCCGCCGGAAGTGACGTTGATGACCGATTGTCCGATCATCGCGCAGCCACCCATTCCTCCAACCAGCGCGGCGGCGAAGTTCGCGCTGCCCTGACCGGCGCATTCCCGCCGCTTGTCGCTGCCTGTGTCAGTCATATCGTCCACAATCTGCGCGGTGAGCAGCGATTCGAGCAGTCCCACCGCCGCCATCGTCAGCGAATACGGCAGGATTGTCCGCAGCGTCTCCCAGTTCAGAGGAACGTCCGGCAAGACCAGGTTGGGCAGCCCGTGTGGCAGCTTGCCCATGTCACCGACCGTGTTGACCGGCGCGCCGGAGTAGATCGCGACGGCGGTAAGGATCACGATGGCCACCAGCGGGGATGGCACTGCTTTTGTCAGGCGCGGAAGCAGGTAAATGACGGCGAGGCCACCCGCGACCATCGCGTATGCCTGCCAGGTCACGTCGATGAGCTGCGGCAGCTGCGCCATGAATATCAGGATCGCGAGCGCGTTCACGAAACCGGTGATCACCGAACGGGAGACGAACTGCATCAGCAGGTCGAGCCGCGCGAGACCCGCCAGCATTTGCAGAATTCCCATCAGGATCGTAGCGGCGAAGAGGTATTCGACCCCGTGATCGCGCACGAGGGGGACGACGACGACGGCAACCGCGGCCGTAGCGGCGGAGATCATGCCTGGCCGTCCACCGGTAAGGGCAATCACCATGGCGATCGCGACAGAGGCGTAAAGGCCCACGCGTGGGTCGACTCCCGCGATCACCGAAAAGCCGATGGCCTCCGGAATCAGCGCGAGCGCGACGACCATTCCGGCGAGCATGTCGGCACGCGGGTTCGAGAGCCAATCGCGGCGAAGCGTGGCAAATGATGGCAATGAGAAGTCCAGAATATGATCAACGGCAGCGTGCTGCCGGATTGGCCCGGGGATAGGCGCCGGGCCGAGCCACTCGCGCATGCGAGTCCGTCGAAGGCGGGGCCAATGGCCTAATCGAATACGCCAGGCAAGTGCAGCAAGAGCGCGGTCGTCCACCTGAGACAGACACGTGCGGCCAGTCGCGGCTCCCTAAAGCAGTCGCAGCCAATCCAGCAGCAGGCGGTTGACCTCTTCAGGCCGTTCCTGCTGGGTCCAGTGGCCGACACCCGGCAGCACGTGACCTTCCACCTTGGGCGCGAATATCCGCATCATCGCCACCGGATCGCTCACCGCGCCGAACAGCGTGGTCGCCGGATCGCGGTCGCCGCCGATGAACAGGCATGGCTGTTCGATTTTCTTGCCCGCCCAGCCCTGCAACCACTCGTAATCGCGCTCGTGGTTGCGATAGCGGTTGAGCGGACCGCGAAAGCCATTGCGCGCGAATTCGTCGCCATAGAACGCGATGTCCTGATCGGTCAGCCACGGCACCGGCCTGGGCTCGGGCAAGC
It encodes the following:
- a CDS encoding heme o synthase translates to MTDSAALYLPTDWRDFLSLTKPRVMSLVIFTGLCGLLAAPGTIHPLIGFVAVLCIAMGAGGAAALNQWWEADIDAGMKRTAKRPIPAGRLRRTDARDFGIALSAASVGLMGIAVNWLAAIILAVSIVYYAVVYTIWLKPRTPQNIVIGGGAGAFPPMIGWVAVTGHITLMPVLLFAIIFMWTPPHFWALALFVQSDYAKVGIPMMPVVKGEASTRRQIILYAVLLLPIAAAPWFIGGTGAVYGAIAIALSLAFIALAGPVALRRVGPNADGSDRMKPEKRLFGFSVLYLFALFAALVADRVIYGQGLLS